A window from Candidatus Nitrosotenuis cloacae encodes these proteins:
- a CDS encoding superoxide dismutase has translation MGKYTLPEVPYAYDALEPHVDAKTMEIHHTKHHQAYTNGLNDNWEKLPADLQSKDLLDVLANINQVPEAVRGAINFHGGGYDNHRLFWNNMKPSGGGNPGGSVADAINKSFGSFDAFKEQFSTKTTGIQGSGWGWLVFNPKSGNVEYKSMPNQTSPRTEGLVPLLGLDVWEHAYYLKYQNKRADYVTAWWNVVNWDEVEKRFSKAK, from the coding sequence ATGGGAAAATACACACTTCCTGAAGTACCATATGCTTACGACGCATTAGAACCGCACGTAGACGCAAAAACGATGGAAATTCATCACACAAAACACCACCAAGCATACACCAACGGTCTGAACGATAACTGGGAGAAGCTTCCAGCGGATCTTCAAAGTAAGGACCTGCTTGATGTTCTTGCAAACATAAACCAAGTACCAGAGGCAGTACGTGGAGCAATCAACTTCCATGGGGGAGGTTATGACAACCACCGACTTTTCTGGAACAACATGAAACCAAGCGGTGGCGGAAATCCGGGCGGATCTGTTGCGGATGCAATCAACAAGTCGTTTGGCAGCTTTGATGCTTTCAAGGAACAATTCTCGACAAAGACGACGGGAATCCAGGGAAGCGGTTGGGGATGGCTAGTCTTCAATCCAAAGTCAGGCAACGTCGAATACAAGTCGATGCCAAACCAGACAAGCCCAAGAACAGAGGGACTGGTTCCGTTACTAGGACTTGATGTTTGGGAGCATGCGTACTATCTAAAGTACCAAAACAAGAGAGCCGACTATGTCACCGCGTGGTGGAACGTCGTAAACTGGGACGAAGTTGAAAAACGCTTCTCCAAAGCAAAATAA
- a CDS encoding cupin domain-containing protein yields the protein MAKNGKFVRTKSKWIHPYKKEHPTDKLKIKLMLNEKIRGNRIVGLEARIEPGRTHQLHTHHDEYVLVYCIRGRCTVTVGNTTRTATPKTMIFIPPKVPHRFHNKFSEPWEGVAFAVGTNSNIKNDWLE from the coding sequence TTGGCAAAAAATGGAAAGTTTGTCAGAACAAAATCAAAGTGGATTCATCCTTACAAAAAAGAACATCCTACTGACAAGCTGAAAATAAAACTCATGCTAAATGAAAAGATCCGCGGAAACAGAATCGTCGGCCTCGAGGCAAGAATCGAGCCGGGCCGCACGCACCAGCTGCACACTCATCACGACGAATACGTGCTTGTGTACTGCATTCGCGGAAGATGCACAGTCACAGTTGGGAACACGACTAGAACCGCAACGCCCAAGACTATGATCTTCATTCCACCCAAAGTCCCGCATAGATTCCACAACAAATTCTCAGAGCCGTGGGAGGGAGTTGCCTTTGCGGTCGGCACGAACTCTAACATCAAAAATGACTGGCTGGAATAG